The candidate division WOR-3 bacterium DNA segment CGTTTTCGTTAAAACTTTGTATGTATGCCCCGCATATCCCAACCTCGGGGTGCGCTTCCATGAATGCAACCTGTTTCTCTATCCTTGTTGGTATGGATATATCATCGGCGTCTTGCCAAACAATATATTTCCCCCTTGCGTATGACAGACCTTTGTTCCGGTTTTCGGCTATATACAGATTTTTTTCGTTTCTTACCGCTATTATTCTATCATCCTTGCGCGCATATTCCTGTATGATTTCCCATGTTTTATCTGTAGATGCATCGTCCACAATTATGAACTCAAAATCTTTAAATGTTTGGTTAAGAATGCTTTCTATCGCCTCGCTTATGTATTTTTCTGCGTTATAAGCCGGCATTATAACCGACACCAAGGGACTAGCTTTTTGCATAATACGCATCTCCTTATTTTGGTGAACAGCTTCCTTACTTTAGAAGGTATTATATATAAAGTCAATAATTGGGCAAGTGAGTAGATTGCATGTAATATATTACCTTTGTAGAGTAAAAAATACTTCTTTCTTATTTCCAGTGTTTTGAGTTCCATACGTCTAGATTTTTTTTGCGGTTACAGAATTGGGAGTAAGACGGTATTTGATTATGAATTCCTTTAAATTTGCGAATTTACCCAACCTACCCAGTCTAGAATATAGCTCGTAATCTTCGGCGGATTCGTAGTAAGGATCATATCCACCCGTATTATCAAAAGCGTCCTTTCTGATAAAAATGGTGGGGTGGCAAAAGGGACTGAATAAAAAAATATGCCTCCTTATTTCCTCATCATTTGAGTAGTAACTTCTTTTTGATATCGGTTTTCCGTCTTCGTCAATTATTATCATACCACCTCCGAGCACAACAACGTCTGGGTTATTGTTCATGAAGTTAACCTGCAACTCGAATCTTTCCGGCAAGGATATATCATCCGCGTCCATTCTAGCTATGTAAAGGCCGGAAGCGTGTTGTATACCGTAATTTAATGTTTTTGCTATTTTCATATTAATGTCGTTTTTCAAGCTTTTTATTCTTTCGTCCTTGCGCGCATATTCCTGTATGATTTCCCATGTTTTATCTGTAGATGCATCGTCCACAATTATGAACTCAAAATCTTTAAATGTTTGGTTAAGAATGCTTTCTATCGCCTCGCTTATGTATTTTTCTGCGTTATAAGCCGGCATTATAACCGACACCAAAGGTTTGTTGCCCATACTTGTAATTATAAATTGCGGTTCGGCGTTTGTGAGATACAATGCTATGTTGTAACCAACTAAAGGGGAACAAAAAGGCCGTTTTCCCCGTCCTCCATTATTAGGCTTTTGTTGAATGGCTGCATCGGCGGATGGTCTTTGCAGTTCTATTGAAGAACCCGTTTCATTTATAATAGTTTGAAAAAGTGAAGGTAGTTCAAATGGTTTTTCTATTTTGTAGAGGTTTGGTATTTAGTACTCAATGGTTTTTATATATGCCGTTTAACAAACAGCTGTTTATTTCGGTAATTACGGTTTTTAACGCTATTTCCGGAAACTGGCTGTATGTTTTGGCTCGTTCCAAGTGATATTCCACAATGTATTCAAGGACCTTTTCGTTTTTACACAAAGCCTCGTCAAAAGTAAAAAAGTATGTGATTTGCTTCCGTTCCCGATTTTATAAGGTTATTTACAAGCTGTTTCATAATGACGGTTTTACCTGTTCGCCTCATACCGTTAATAGCGGTTATTTGTTGGTTTGCTAAAGTTCACCATTCCAATATTTTTGTCGGCTGATCTCCGATTCTATTTGAGGGTTTACGGGTACCGTGGCGCTATTATAGCAAAATGTGTTAGAAAAGGCGATACTTTTTATATTGTCATATCAAGGCAAAAGCGTATTTTGGCGTTTACTGGTGGTTATTTACCTGTGATAAGG contains these protein-coding regions:
- a CDS encoding glycosyltransferase — encoded protein: MPAYNAEKYISEAIESILNQTFKDFEFIIVDDASTDKTWEIIQEYARKDERIKSLKNDINMKIAKTLNYGIQHASGLYIARMDADDISLPERFELQVNFMNNNPDVVVLGGGMIIIDEDGKPISKRSYYSNDEEIRRHIFLFSPFCHPTIFIRKDAFDNTGGYDPYYESAEDYELYSRLGRLGKFANLKEFIIKYRLTPNSVTAKKI